One Telluria mixta DNA window includes the following coding sequences:
- the senA gene encoding selenoneine synthase SenA, whose translation MTVNQASFRHAGPKELAVALQDARHYTLALFEALAAAGYDDAARVPRLPIVNPPLWELGHTAWFAEWFVLRGAMDSRPGAANGHSLLARGDDWFDSGTVPHSARWTLDLPPPGAVKTYCHEVLDRILDRLAHEPHDDLALYPYRLALAHEDMHGEAFLYSLQTLQSRDAPAPAGSLAPRAQSAAAGRAGEIAFPGGSFLRGGDQSTGFVFDNERNAALVKVAPFAIDAGLVSTAAYLDFVHDGGYERPQYWTDAGRAWLMTQERSAPRYWAREGEDWYTVRFGRPVALDLAEPVRHVNLYEAQAWCAWAGRRLATEDEWEYAAASSQPGFAWGALWEWTASAFLPFAGFEADRYRDYSAPWFGTRQTLRGASFATPARLRSPHFRNFFTPERDDIFAGFRSCAL comes from the coding sequence ATGACCGTCAATCAAGCATCGTTCCGCCACGCGGGACCCAAGGAACTGGCCGTCGCATTGCAGGATGCGCGGCATTATACGCTCGCGCTGTTCGAGGCCCTGGCTGCCGCCGGCTACGACGACGCGGCCCGCGTGCCGCGCCTGCCCATCGTGAATCCGCCGTTGTGGGAACTCGGGCATACGGCCTGGTTCGCCGAGTGGTTCGTGCTGCGCGGGGCGATGGACAGCCGGCCCGGCGCCGCCAATGGCCACTCGCTGCTGGCGCGCGGCGACGACTGGTTCGATTCCGGCACGGTCCCGCACAGTGCGCGCTGGACGCTCGACCTGCCGCCGCCGGGTGCGGTCAAAACCTATTGCCACGAGGTGCTCGACCGCATCCTGGACCGCCTTGCGCACGAGCCTCACGACGACCTCGCCCTGTATCCGTATCGTCTGGCACTGGCCCATGAGGACATGCACGGCGAAGCCTTCCTGTACTCCTTGCAGACGCTGCAGTCGCGCGACGCACCGGCGCCGGCGGGCTCGCTGGCGCCGCGCGCGCAATCGGCGGCCGCGGGCAGGGCGGGCGAGATCGCGTTCCCCGGCGGGAGTTTTCTCCGCGGCGGCGACCAGTCGACCGGCTTCGTGTTCGACAACGAGCGGAACGCCGCGCTCGTCAAGGTCGCACCGTTCGCCATCGACGCGGGACTCGTCAGCACGGCTGCCTACCTCGACTTCGTGCACGACGGCGGCTACGAGCGCCCGCAGTATTGGACGGACGCCGGCCGCGCCTGGCTCATGACGCAGGAGCGCTCGGCGCCGCGCTACTGGGCGCGGGAGGGGGAGGATTGGTACACGGTGCGCTTCGGCCGGCCGGTCGCCCTCGACCTCGCGGAGCCGGTGCGCCACGTGAACCTGTACGAGGCGCAGGCCTGGTGCGCGTGGGCGGGCCGGCGCCTGGCGACGGAAGACGAGTGGGAATACGCGGCGGCATCCAGCCAGCCGGGTTTCGCGTGGGGCGCCTTGTGGGAATGGACGGCATCCGCCTTCCTGCCGTTCGCCGGCTTCGAGGCGGACCGCTACCGCGATTATTCGGCGCCGTGGTTCGGCACGCGCCAGACCTTGCGCGGCGCATCGTTCGCGACGCCGGCGCGGCTGCGTTCGCCGCACTTCCGCAATTTCTTCACGCCGGAGCGGGACGACATCTTCGCCGGATTCCGCAGCTGCGCGTTATAA
- the leuA gene encoding 2-isopropylmalate synthase translates to MLTNPSAKYRPFPAVPLADRQWPNRIIDKPPVWMSTDLRDGNQALIEPMSPEKKLRFFEKLVQIGVKEIEVGFPSASQTDFDFVRMLVEEKRIPDDVTIIVLTQSRDELIRRTVESCVGAKQAIVHVYNSVAPVFRRVVFGMNQDEIVQIAVNGTKLIKELVAQHPDTKWGLEYSPESFSTTELDFSKRIVDAVVDVWQPSADNKVIVNLPSTVEAATPNVYADQIEWMCRNLKQRENLVISVHPHNDRGTAVAAAELAVMAGADRVEGCLFGNGERTGNVDLVTLALNLYTQGVHPGLDFSDIDSVRQLVEECNQIPVHPRHPYVGDLVFTAFSGSHQDAIKKGFAKQQADAIWEVPYLPIDPADLGRSYDAVIRVNSQSGKGGMAYLLEQEYGLELPRRLQIEFSRVVQKHADATGREVAAADIHALFDREYFNQENAAYRYISHRLVENSEGEQRVQIDTTVQHNRVTEPHQGTGNGPIDAFVNALGLDIRLMDYHEHSIGSGADARAACYVELRLANGPTLFGAAIDSNIVTASFKAVLSAVNRHLALGAEQAPQQAA, encoded by the coding sequence ATGTTGACCAATCCTTCCGCCAAATACCGCCCCTTCCCCGCCGTCCCGTTGGCCGACCGCCAGTGGCCGAACCGCATCATCGACAAGCCGCCGGTCTGGATGAGCACCGACCTGCGCGACGGCAACCAGGCACTGATCGAGCCGATGAGCCCGGAAAAGAAACTGCGCTTCTTCGAAAAACTCGTGCAGATCGGCGTGAAGGAAATCGAGGTGGGCTTCCCGTCCGCGTCGCAGACGGACTTCGACTTCGTGCGCATGCTGGTCGAGGAAAAGCGCATCCCGGACGACGTCACGATCATCGTCCTGACCCAGTCTCGCGACGAACTGATCCGCCGCACCGTCGAGTCGTGCGTCGGCGCGAAGCAGGCGATCGTCCACGTCTACAACTCGGTCGCGCCGGTGTTCCGCCGCGTCGTGTTCGGCATGAACCAGGACGAGATCGTGCAGATCGCCGTCAACGGCACGAAGCTGATCAAGGAACTGGTCGCCCAGCATCCAGACACCAAATGGGGCCTCGAGTATTCGCCGGAATCGTTCTCGACGACGGAACTGGATTTCTCCAAGCGCATCGTCGACGCCGTCGTCGACGTGTGGCAGCCGAGCGCGGACAACAAGGTGATCGTCAATCTGCCGTCGACCGTGGAAGCGGCGACGCCGAACGTCTATGCCGACCAGATCGAATGGATGTGCCGTAACCTGAAGCAGCGCGAGAACCTCGTGATCAGCGTGCACCCGCACAACGACCGCGGCACGGCCGTCGCCGCCGCCGAGCTGGCCGTGATGGCCGGCGCCGACCGCGTCGAAGGCTGCCTGTTCGGCAACGGCGAGCGTACCGGCAACGTCGACCTCGTCACCCTCGCATTGAACCTGTACACCCAGGGCGTGCACCCGGGCCTGGACTTCTCGGACATCGACAGCGTCCGCCAGCTCGTCGAGGAATGCAACCAGATCCCCGTGCACCCGCGCCATCCGTATGTCGGCGACCTCGTGTTCACGGCGTTCTCCGGCTCGCACCAGGACGCGATCAAGAAGGGCTTCGCGAAGCAGCAGGCGGACGCCATCTGGGAAGTGCCTTACCTCCCGATCGACCCGGCCGACCTGGGCCGCAGCTACGATGCCGTGATCCGCGTGAACAGCCAGTCCGGCAAGGGCGGCATGGCCTACCTGCTCGAGCAGGAATACGGCCTCGAACTGCCGCGCCGCCTGCAGATCGAATTCTCGCGCGTCGTGCAGAAGCATGCCGACGCCACCGGCCGCGAAGTGGCCGCCGCCGACATCCACGCGCTGTTCGACCGTGAGTACTTCAACCAGGAAAACGCCGCCTACCGCTACATCTCGCACCGCCTGGTCGAAAACAGCGAGGGCGAACAACGCGTGCAGATCGACACGACCGTGCAGCACAACCGCGTGACGGAACCGCACCAGGGCACCGGCAACGGCCCGATCGACGCCTTCGTCAACGCGCTCGGCCTGGACATCCGCCTGATGGACTACCACGAGCACTCGATCGGCTCGGGCGCCGATGCGCGCGCCGCCTGCTACGTCGAGCTGCGCCTCGCCAACGGCCCGACCCTGTTCGGCGCCGCCATCGACAGCAACATCGTGACCGCGTCGTTCAAGGCCGTGCTGTCGGCCGTGAACCGCCACCTGGCGCTCGGCGCGGAACAGGCGCCGCAGCAGGCTGCGTAG
- the selD gene encoding selenide, water dikinase SelD produces the protein MNTSADQPIKLTSFSHGGGCGCKIAPGVLSEILKKSSGFPVPKELMVGIETADDAAVYKLNDEQALIATTDFFMPIVDDPFDFGRIAATNAISDVYAMGGTPIMALALVGMPINKLPLETIGKIIQGGESICAEAGIPIAGGHTIDSVEPIYGLVVLGLVHPSKVKRNADARAGDVLVLGKPLGVGVLSAALKKDQLDADGYAAMVANTTKLNKPGKALSELAGVHALTDVTGFGLLGHLLELARGAQLTAQLDMANIPLLPGVETLAHAGYFTGASGRNWDAYGHDVELGGAITDTQRVLLTDPQTSGGLLVSCDPGSVDEVLALFRREGFGDAAVIGSMAAGAPKVVVG, from the coding sequence ATGAACACATCCGCCGACCAACCCATCAAACTGACCTCGTTCTCCCACGGCGGCGGCTGCGGCTGCAAGATCGCGCCGGGCGTGCTGTCCGAGATCCTCAAAAAGTCGAGCGGCTTCCCCGTGCCGAAAGAGCTCATGGTCGGCATCGAGACGGCCGACGACGCGGCCGTCTATAAGCTGAACGACGAGCAGGCGCTGATCGCGACGACCGACTTCTTCATGCCCATCGTCGACGATCCGTTCGACTTCGGCCGCATCGCCGCCACCAACGCGATCTCGGACGTGTACGCGATGGGCGGCACGCCGATCATGGCGCTGGCCCTCGTCGGCATGCCGATCAACAAGCTGCCGCTGGAGACGATCGGCAAGATCATCCAAGGCGGCGAATCGATCTGCGCGGAAGCGGGCATTCCCATCGCGGGCGGCCACACGATCGATTCGGTGGAACCCATCTACGGCCTCGTCGTCCTGGGCCTCGTGCACCCGTCGAAGGTCAAGCGCAACGCGGATGCGCGCGCGGGCGACGTGCTCGTCCTCGGCAAGCCGCTGGGCGTGGGCGTGCTGTCGGCCGCACTCAAGAAGGACCAGCTGGATGCGGACGGCTATGCCGCCATGGTCGCGAACACGACGAAGCTGAACAAGCCGGGCAAGGCCCTGTCGGAACTGGCGGGCGTGCACGCGCTGACGGACGTCACCGGCTTCGGCCTGCTGGGCCATCTGCTCGAACTGGCGCGCGGCGCGCAACTCACCGCGCAGCTGGACATGGCGAACATCCCGCTGCTGCCGGGTGTCGAGACGCTGGCCCACGCCGGCTATTTCACGGGCGCGTCCGGCCGCAACTGGGATGCGTACGGCCACGACGTCGAACTGGGCGGCGCGATCACGGACACGCAGCGCGTGCTGCTGACCGATCCGCAGACGTCGGGCGGCCTGCTCGTGTCGTGCGACCCGGGCAGCGTGGACGAGGTGCTCGCGCTGTTCCGCCGTGAAGGTTTCGGCGACGCGGCCGTCATCGGCTCGATGGCGGCCGGCGCGCCGAAAGTCGTCGTCGGCTGA
- a CDS encoding transglycosylase SLT domain-containing protein yields the protein MNETTRSTYALAIALLSVSAISHAADSAPSPIAQSSSSAAAMAKAILPQALTPSKSDDYKDPDLWARIRSGYAIPDIDNALVAKHVQWYASRPDYLTRTSGRASLYLYHVVQELEKRGMPTELALLPVIESAFNPQALSTADAAGIWQFVPGTGRDFNLQQNMFKDERRGVLASTDAALTYLQRLYTMFGDWQLALAAYNWGEGNVQKAIQKNRSLGKPTDFESLAELMPAETRNYVPKLQAVKNIIANPAQYGVALPTIDNTPYFVAVDKTSDIDLAVAAQLAEMSVDEFKALNPQFKKPVITGESTKILLPKENAEKFNLNLAQWGRALSTWTTHKITSARESIASLATKLGTTPEVIRQANNIPPQMRLKAGSTILVPKTSATAGNDIAESIVENASVMLEADRGESRRKGQKLSGAQRFKASAVHAVAEIKSRVSRGSKPAVNANGRKRR from the coding sequence ATGAACGAAACGACTCGCTCCACTTACGCCCTGGCCATCGCGCTCCTGTCAGTCTCCGCGATCAGCCACGCCGCCGACAGCGCCCCGAGCCCGATCGCCCAGAGCAGCAGCAGCGCGGCCGCCATGGCCAAGGCGATCCTGCCGCAAGCCCTGACCCCGTCCAAGTCCGACGACTACAAGGACCCCGACCTGTGGGCCCGCATCCGCAGCGGCTACGCCATCCCCGACATCGACAATGCCCTCGTCGCCAAGCACGTCCAGTGGTACGCGAGCCGTCCGGACTACCTGACGCGCACCTCGGGCCGCGCGTCGCTGTACCTGTACCACGTCGTGCAGGAGCTGGAAAAGCGCGGCATGCCGACCGAACTGGCCCTGCTGCCCGTGATCGAATCCGCGTTCAACCCGCAGGCCCTGTCGACCGCCGACGCGGCCGGCATCTGGCAGTTCGTGCCGGGCACCGGGCGCGACTTCAACCTGCAGCAGAACATGTTCAAGGACGAGCGCCGCGGCGTGCTCGCCTCCACCGACGCCGCCCTCACCTACCTGCAGCGCCTGTACACGATGTTCGGCGACTGGCAGCTGGCGCTCGCCGCCTATAACTGGGGCGAAGGCAATGTGCAGAAGGCGATCCAGAAGAACCGCTCGCTGGGCAAGCCCACCGACTTCGAAAGCCTGGCCGAGCTGATGCCGGCGGAAACCCGCAATTACGTGCCGAAGCTGCAGGCCGTCAAGAATATCATCGCGAATCCGGCCCAGTACGGCGTCGCGCTGCCGACGATCGACAATACGCCATACTTCGTCGCCGTCGACAAGACGTCCGACATCGACCTGGCCGTGGCTGCCCAGCTGGCGGAAATGTCCGTCGACGAATTCAAGGCCCTGAACCCGCAATTCAAGAAGCCGGTGATCACGGGCGAATCGACCAAGATCCTGCTGCCGAAGGAAAATGCCGAGAAGTTCAACCTGAACCTCGCGCAATGGGGCCGCGCACTGTCGACCTGGACCACGCACAAGATCACGTCGGCCCGCGAAAGCATCGCCTCGCTGGCGACGAAGCTGGGCACGACCCCGGAAGTCATCCGCCAGGCCAACAACATCCCGCCGCAGATGCGCCTGAAGGCCGGTTCGACCATCCTCGTGCCGAAGACGAGCGCGACCGCCGGCAACGACATCGCCGAGAGCATCGTCGAGAACGCATCGGTGATGCTGGAAGCGGACCGCGGCGAGTCGCGCCGCAAGGGCCAGAAGCTGTCCGGCGCCCAGCGCTTCAAAGCGAGTGCCGTGCATGCGGTGGCCGAGATCAAGAGCCGCGTGTCGCGTGGTTCCAAGCCTGCCGTCAACGCCAACGGCCGCAAGCGCCGCTGA
- the senB gene encoding selenoneine biosynthesis selenosugar synthase SenB — protein MPRAHIHIVSPASARENNGNWQTASRWRRHLARDYRVTIGPGWQPGDAVPDLLIALHARRSAAALAAFNDAHPDRPALLVLTGTDLYRDIRGDATAQASLARAHALVVLQPRGLDELPEAVRAKTHVIYQSAPRLRPARPRVPLDVAMIGHLRSEKDPQTFMDAARLVRTPGVRLVHIGAALDPDLGRRAQETQAATPAYRWLGALPHMATRRRLRRCHAMVIASRMEGGANVIIEAVTSGVPVLASNISGNVGMLGDDYAGLFPPGDAHALARLIERSATDARFADRLRRQCAARAALFAPAAERARLLDLVDNLLFPSTQDHESTE, from the coding sequence ATGCCCCGAGCGCACATCCACATCGTCAGCCCCGCATCCGCCCGCGAAAACAACGGCAACTGGCAGACGGCCAGCCGCTGGCGGCGCCACCTCGCGCGCGACTACCGCGTCACTATCGGCCCCGGCTGGCAACCGGGCGACGCGGTACCGGACCTGCTGATCGCCCTGCACGCGCGCCGTTCCGCCGCCGCGCTTGCGGCCTTCAACGATGCCCATCCGGACCGCCCCGCACTGCTCGTCCTGACGGGCACGGACCTGTACCGCGACATCCGCGGCGACGCCACGGCGCAAGCCTCGCTCGCCCGCGCGCACGCGCTCGTCGTACTGCAGCCGCGCGGGCTGGACGAATTGCCGGAAGCCGTTCGCGCGAAGACGCACGTGATCTATCAATCGGCCCCGCGCCTGCGGCCCGCCCGGCCGCGCGTGCCGCTCGACGTCGCGATGATCGGCCACCTGCGCAGCGAAAAAGATCCGCAGACGTTCATGGATGCGGCCCGCCTCGTCCGCACACCGGGCGTGCGCCTCGTGCACATCGGCGCCGCGCTCGATCCGGATCTCGGCCGCCGCGCGCAAGAGACGCAGGCGGCCACGCCCGCCTACCGCTGGCTCGGCGCCCTGCCCCACATGGCAACGCGGCGCCGCCTGCGCCGCTGCCACGCGATGGTGATCGCCTCGCGCATGGAGGGCGGCGCGAACGTCATCATCGAGGCCGTGACGAGCGGCGTGCCCGTGCTGGCATCGAACATCTCGGGCAACGTCGGCATGCTGGGCGACGATTACGCCGGTCTGTTCCCGCCCGGCGACGCCCATGCGCTGGCCCGCCTGATCGAACGCAGCGCGACCGATGCGCGCTTCGCGGACCGCCTGCGCCGCCAGTGCGCCGCGCGCGCGGCCCTGTTCGCCCCCGCCGCCGAGCGAGCGCGCCTGCTCGACTTGGTGGATAATCTTCTCTTCCCCTCAACGCAAGACCACGAGAGCACCGAATGA
- a CDS encoding glycosyltransferase, producing MANIVFCWELGAALGHAGRLKALAQPLRARGHAVSFVLRDLVHTRRLLAGASSRGIPVYQAPLWLHRVEGLPPGEASLADILLACGWLDADAMAGLVDGWRHLFSALQADVVVGDYAPGALLAARSLGIASSAVGAGFQIPPAGPLPPLRDWETVPRARMAATEARVLATANAVLARHGAAPYGRAADLLRGDVPLLCTWPELDPWGRAEADERWFGPTIAGAGAGVPAWPEGAGPRVFAYLRGPHPEHGVMLDALARAGCRTLCYLPEVAAGAAPPYAHLSIAWAAGPVALHEALRESAFAVCHAGESTVSQALLAGVPLLMLPRTAESFLTARRVRRLGAGINVNEMARPLDWDAVVGRMLEGSDFRAAAQAFARRHADFDAGRQAETITAMLEALL from the coding sequence ATGGCCAATATCGTCTTTTGCTGGGAGCTCGGCGCGGCGCTGGGCCACGCCGGCCGCCTGAAAGCGCTCGCTCAACCGCTGCGTGCACGCGGCCATGCAGTGTCGTTCGTGCTGCGCGACCTCGTGCACACGCGCCGCCTGCTGGCCGGGGCAAGTAGCCGCGGCATCCCCGTCTACCAGGCGCCCCTGTGGCTGCACCGCGTGGAAGGGCTGCCGCCCGGCGAGGCGAGTCTCGCCGACATCCTGCTCGCCTGCGGCTGGCTCGATGCGGACGCGATGGCGGGCCTCGTCGACGGCTGGCGCCATTTATTCAGCGCGCTCCAGGCCGATGTCGTCGTGGGCGATTACGCACCGGGCGCGCTGTTGGCCGCGCGCAGCCTCGGTATCGCGAGCAGCGCCGTCGGTGCGGGCTTCCAGATCCCGCCGGCGGGGCCGCTGCCGCCGCTGCGCGACTGGGAAACCGTGCCGCGGGCGCGCATGGCGGCGACCGAGGCACGCGTGCTGGCGACGGCCAACGCCGTGCTGGCCCGCCACGGCGCGGCGCCGTACGGGCGCGCGGCCGACCTGCTGCGGGGCGATGTGCCGCTGCTGTGCACGTGGCCGGAACTCGACCCGTGGGGCCGCGCCGAGGCCGATGAGCGCTGGTTCGGCCCGACGATCGCCGGTGCCGGCGCGGGCGTGCCCGCCTGGCCGGAGGGCGCCGGGCCGCGCGTGTTCGCCTACCTGCGCGGGCCGCATCCGGAACATGGGGTGATGCTCGACGCACTGGCGCGCGCCGGCTGCCGCACGCTGTGCTACCTGCCCGAGGTGGCGGCGGGCGCCGCGCCGCCGTATGCGCATCTGTCGATTGCCTGGGCCGCGGGACCGGTGGCGCTGCACGAGGCATTACGTGAATCCGCCTTCGCCGTCTGCCACGCGGGCGAGTCGACCGTGTCGCAGGCGCTGCTGGCCGGTGTGCCGTTGCTGATGCTGCCGCGCACGGCCGAGTCGTTCCTGACGGCGCGGCGCGTGCGCCGGCTGGGCGCGGGCATCAATGTGAACGAAATGGCGCGGCCGCTGGACTGGGATGCCGTCGTGGGCCGGATGCTGGAGGGGAGTGACTTCCGCGCGGCGGCGCAGGCATTCGCCCGGCGCCACGCGGATTTCGATGCCGGCCGTCAGGCCGAAACGATCACCGCCATGCTGGAGGCGCTGCTGTAG
- a CDS encoding DEAD/DEAH box helicase — protein sequence MSFEALGLHASIVKAVFQAGYEKPTPVQEQAVPAAIAGRDLLVSSQTGSGKTAAFMLPSLHKFADTEPAAAGRTPAQEAQAARARGERVRFKAAQPKMLVLTPTRELALQVTTATEQYTAHMRRIRAVSILGGMPYPKQMQLLAKNPEILVATPGRLIDHMESGKIDFSQLEILVLDEADRMLDMGFIEDIEKIVAATPESRQTMLFSATLDGVVGNMARRITKNPQVIQIMSAANRHENITQKVHFVDDLSHKNRLLDHLLRDETMDQAVVFTATKRDADMIADRLNIAGFAAAALHGDMHQGARNRTLDSMRRGQVRVLVATDVAARGIDVPSITHVVNYDLPKFPEDYVHRIGRTGRAGRNGTAVSLVNHAESMNVRRIERFTKQTIPVDVVEGFEPKRSAAPRSGARPGWKPGDGRNAGKPGQRSFHKPAGEGYRGDAPRREGGYEGQRREGGYRNEGAPRSEGGYQGQRREGGFRTEGAPRTEGGYQGQRREGGFRSEGGQRRERPAFGAHPRSADSARRTFGDR from the coding sequence ATGAGTTTTGAAGCACTAGGCTTACACGCGTCCATCGTCAAGGCAGTCTTCCAGGCCGGCTATGAAAAGCCGACCCCGGTGCAGGAGCAGGCGGTGCCGGCAGCGATCGCAGGCCGCGATCTGCTGGTCTCGTCGCAAACCGGTTCCGGCAAGACGGCGGCATTCATGCTGCCCTCCCTCCACAAATTCGCTGACACCGAACCGGCCGCGGCCGGCCGTACGCCCGCGCAGGAAGCGCAGGCAGCGCGCGCCCGTGGCGAGCGCGTCCGGTTCAAGGCAGCCCAGCCGAAGATGCTGGTCCTGACCCCGACCCGCGAACTGGCCCTGCAGGTGACCACCGCGACCGAACAGTACACCGCGCACATGCGCCGCATCCGCGCCGTGTCGATCCTGGGCGGCATGCCGTATCCGAAGCAGATGCAACTGCTGGCCAAGAATCCGGAAATCCTCGTCGCGACCCCGGGTCGCCTGATCGACCACATGGAGTCGGGCAAGATCGACTTCTCGCAGCTCGAGATCCTGGTGCTCGACGAAGCCGACCGCATGCTGGACATGGGCTTCATCGAGGACATCGAGAAGATCGTCGCCGCGACGCCGGAATCGCGCCAGACCATGCTGTTCTCGGCCACGCTGGATGGCGTCGTCGGCAACATGGCGCGCCGCATCACCAAGAATCCCCAGGTGATCCAGATCATGAGCGCGGCCAACCGCCACGAGAACATCACGCAGAAGGTGCACTTCGTCGACGACCTGTCGCACAAGAACCGCCTGCTCGACCACCTGCTGCGCGATGAAACCATGGACCAGGCCGTCGTGTTCACGGCGACCAAGCGCGATGCCGACATGATCGCCGACCGCCTGAACATCGCCGGCTTCGCGGCCGCCGCACTGCATGGCGACATGCACCAGGGCGCCCGCAACCGCACGCTGGACAGCATGCGTCGCGGCCAGGTGCGCGTGCTCGTGGCAACCGACGTCGCCGCGCGCGGCATCGACGTGCCGTCGATCACCCACGTGGTCAACTACGACCTGCCGAAGTTCCCGGAAGACTACGTGCACCGCATCGGCCGTACGGGCCGCGCCGGCCGCAACGGTACGGCAGTCTCGCTCGTGAACCACGCGGAAAGCATGAACGTTCGCCGCATCGAACGCTTCACCAAACAGACCATCCCGGTCGACGTGGTGGAAGGCTTCGAGCCGAAGCGTTCGGCAGCACCCCGTTCGGGCGCGCGTCCGGGCTGGAAGCCGGGCGACGGCCGCAATGCGGGCAAGCCGGGCCAGCGCAGCTTCCACAAGCCGGCCGGTGAAGGCTACCGCGGTGACGCACCCCGTCGCGAAGGCGGCTACGAAGGCCAGCGTCGCGAAGGCGGTTATCGCAACGAAGGCGCACCGCGCAGCGAAGGCGGCTACCAGGGCCAGCGTCGCGAAGGTGGCTTCCGCACGGAAGGCGCACCGCGCACCGAAGGTGGCTACCAGGGCCAGCGTCGTGAAGGCGGCTTCCGCAGCGAAGGCGGCCAGCGCCGTGAACGCCCGGCCTTCGGCGCGCATCCGCGTTCGGCCGACTCGGCTCGTCGCACGTTCGGCGACCGCTGA